A window of the Herpetosiphon gulosus genome harbors these coding sequences:
- a CDS encoding bifunctional (p)ppGpp synthetase/guanosine-3',5'-bis(diphosphate) 3'-pyrophosphohydrolase: MDLAPHMPSSYNDDATHSESPKYITATPASSPLVHESEALISRMRTYWPLDEFQLIERAWDVAKVAHAPQIRKSGEPYFLHPVQVAHILVDMKLDPQSVAAALLHDVVEDTPITLEQIRADFGREVAHIVDGVTKLSKLEAKSIEEAQAITYRKMFIAMADDPRVVLIKLADRLHNMRTLGAMRPDKQQRIARETLEVYAPLAHRLGIWQFKWELEDLSFRYINPEKYSEIGRQLNLRRETRERIVQRVIARLKQILDRDNIKAEVTGRPKHIYSIARKMERKSVSLDQIYDQLAVRVMVNSVDECYRVLGLVHSTWIPIMSEFDDYIAVPKESMYRSLHTTVVIPGEQPCEVQIRTYEMHEVSEYGIAAHWRYKEGFGNKHDQSFETKLAWLRSAINGQRDLDPTEFFETVKEDVLRDQVFVLTPKGKIIDLPKGSTPIDFAYRIHSEVGNRCIGARVNNKPVPLYYQLQHGEIVDVVTSKVPRGPSRDWLEYVKSNGARTHIKRWFRRQENDVNISAGRELIDKELKRLGVRPTMEELIRANAMKNSEDFLAAIGNGDLSPRQAIQRVISDKGAEEEPLAAIPTIAPPSKPVKPGTIIVRGETDVYTRIAHCCNPVYPEAVIGYTTRGHGITVHRMDCHNVLHERNRERLIDVDWGGATEKQSYPVPIRIEAWDRVGLWRDVTNAIADGNINIQAVQQLDNKHHGRATLLATIRIESIDQLSRILDKLNRVKDVIEARRENTVAGTLIG; encoded by the coding sequence ATGGACCTCGCACCCCATATGCCTAGTTCTTATAATGATGATGCAACCCATAGCGAGAGCCCGAAATACATCACTGCGACTCCCGCTAGTTCGCCGCTAGTTCATGAAAGTGAAGCGCTGATCAGCCGCATGCGTACCTATTGGCCGCTTGATGAATTTCAATTAATCGAGCGGGCCTGGGATGTAGCCAAGGTCGCCCATGCTCCCCAAATTCGTAAATCGGGGGAGCCTTATTTTCTGCATCCGGTGCAAGTCGCCCATATTTTGGTCGATATGAAGCTCGACCCCCAATCGGTCGCTGCTGCACTTTTGCACGATGTGGTTGAAGATACGCCGATTACCTTGGAGCAAATTCGCGCCGATTTTGGCCGCGAAGTCGCCCATATCGTCGATGGCGTGACCAAACTAAGCAAGCTGGAAGCCAAAAGCATCGAAGAAGCCCAAGCGATCACCTATCGCAAGATGTTTATTGCGATGGCCGATGATCCGCGCGTGGTGCTAATCAAGCTGGCCGACCGCTTGCACAATATGCGCACGCTTGGCGCAATGCGCCCTGATAAACAGCAACGCATTGCCCGCGAAACCCTCGAAGTCTATGCGCCACTCGCCCATCGCCTCGGGATTTGGCAATTTAAGTGGGAGCTAGAAGACCTTTCGTTTCGCTATATCAACCCCGAAAAGTATAGCGAAATTGGTCGTCAGCTCAACTTGCGCCGCGAAACCCGTGAGCGCATTGTGCAACGGGTCATTGCCCGCCTCAAGCAGATCCTCGACCGCGATAATATTAAAGCTGAAGTTACAGGCCGCCCCAAACACATCTATTCAATCGCCCGCAAAATGGAGCGCAAGAGCGTTAGCCTTGATCAAATTTATGATCAATTGGCAGTGCGGGTTATGGTCAATAGTGTTGATGAATGTTATCGTGTGTTAGGTTTGGTTCACTCAACTTGGATTCCAATTATGAGCGAATTCGACGATTATATTGCTGTGCCCAAGGAGAGCATGTATCGTTCGCTGCATACAACTGTGGTGATTCCAGGTGAGCAGCCATGTGAAGTGCAAATTCGCACCTACGAGATGCACGAAGTTTCTGAATATGGGATTGCCGCCCACTGGCGCTATAAAGAAGGCTTTGGCAACAAACACGATCAATCGTTTGAAACCAAATTAGCTTGGCTGCGCTCAGCGATCAACGGCCAGCGCGACCTTGATCCGACCGAGTTTTTCGAGACAGTCAAGGAAGATGTGCTGCGCGATCAGGTGTTTGTGCTCACTCCCAAGGGCAAAATCATCGATCTACCCAAAGGCTCAACCCCAATCGATTTTGCCTATCGGATTCACTCTGAGGTTGGCAATCGCTGTATTGGGGCACGGGTCAACAATAAGCCAGTGCCGCTGTATTATCAACTGCAACATGGCGAAATTGTCGATGTTGTGACTAGCAAAGTGCCGCGCGGCCCCTCGCGCGACTGGCTGGAATATGTTAAATCAAACGGTGCACGCACCCATATCAAACGCTGGTTCCGTCGCCAAGAAAACGATGTCAATATTTCGGCTGGCCGCGAATTAATTGACAAAGAACTCAAACGCTTGGGTGTGCGCCCAACCATGGAAGAGTTGATTCGCGCCAATGCCATGAAAAATAGCGAGGATTTTCTGGCCGCGATTGGCAATGGTGATCTTTCGCCACGCCAAGCGATTCAGCGCGTCATCAGCGATAAAGGTGCTGAGGAAGAGCCATTGGCGGCAATTCCCACGATTGCCCCGCCTTCCAAGCCGGTCAAACCTGGCACAATTATCGTGCGTGGCGAAACCGATGTCTATACCCGCATCGCCCATTGCTGTAATCCGGTCTATCCCGAAGCCGTGATTGGCTATACCACTCGTGGTCATGGCATCACGGTTCACCGCATGGATTGCCATAACGTTTTGCATGAGCGCAACCGCGAACGTTTGATCGATGTTGATTGGGGTGGGGCAACTGAAAAACAATCCTATCCTGTACCAATTCGCATCGAAGCATGGGATCGGGTCGGGCTTTGGCGTGATGTAACCAATGCGATTGCTGATGGCAATATCAATATTCAAGCAGTGCAGCAATTGGATAATAAACATCATGGCCGCGCCACCTTGCTTGCCACCATCCGCATCGAGAGCATCGATCAACTTAGTCGCATTTTGGATAAACTCAATCGCGTCAAGGATGTGATCGAGGCTCGCCGCGAAAATACGGTCGCTGGCACACTGATTGGCTAG
- the gltB gene encoding glutamate synthase large subunit yields MNRLLYDPRFEHDACGIGFVARIDGKPTHATVSLALAALGSLTHRGGIAADGLTGDGAGLLTTIPRAFMARELAARRILANPQRIAVGMIFLPTSNTERARELIDDALVWRGLRPLGWREVPLDREQLGPIARDICPQIEQVWVDRPATMDDDSFERELYRARRRAERTALAENIDLYIPSLSCRTIVYKGLMLPSRLSLFYPDLADSDYIASAAVYHQRYSTNTMPTWSRAQPFRVVSHNGEINTLAGNVNWMRAREAHLSSPLLGNVRELAPIVDERGSDSAQFDNVLELLVRAGRDVRHSLLMMMPEAWEHIADLPQDVRDFYQWHANLMEAWDGPAAMTFCDGKIVGSALDRNGLRPARYIVTDDGLVVVGSEVGATPVDEDRIIRKGRLGPGQMIAVDLIKGQLLDNTAVKAMFAARQPYGQWLQNKSVDLAELVEAYTEAAVELNPDDLLRLQAAFGYTDENLAMVLKPMGREGAEPIGSMGDDTPMAVFSNLARPVYGYLKQRFAEVTNPPIDPLREQLVMSLSIRLGPRHNILLERPDQAHQIALASPILRNIELAALRACTDRSFGTATLDTTFPVTDDAQWIEHALDDLCSSADRALDTGATILVLSDREVAPQRIAIPTVLALGAVHHHLIRTGRRSTCSLIVKTGEAHEVHHVAVLVGYGAEAVNPYVAIATIREIAKERSRTPITADQAEDNYVHSLEKGLLKVMSKMGISTVDSYCGAQIFEAIGLSDAVLARCLTGTPSRFGGADWQRLGRESYQRHAQAFGLEKPALSHPGLYKFRKDGEYHAFQPAVVHALQKAVRAAVDNGADFEAGYTTYREYSDLLNKRQPSDPRDLLDFVATEPIAIDEVESIETIVKRFSTAAISYGSLSAEAHETLAIAMNRLGGMSNSGEGGEDPERFGTEKVSAIKQIASGRFGVTPSYLMNARELQIKMAQGSKPGEGGQIPGNKVTEDIARTRHTTPGVTLISPPPHHDIYSIEDLAQLIYDMRTINPTAAVSVKLVSEMGVGTIAAGVVKGGADVVLISGNSGGTGASPLSSIKNVGIPWEIGLAETQQTLMINQLRDRVRVRADGGLRTGRDVVMAALLGADEYSFGTSALIAEGCVMARACHNNTCPVGIATQRADLRAKFPGKPEHVMAFMQFIAQEVRELLAQLGARSLNEIIGRVELLRQRQTNNPDHDALDLSPLLGLANAGPRRFNGMPQLVGIDRLNQFLVDSALPSAKAGQEVIINAEITNEDRSTGITLAGELALLKNTGHVTMNFAGSAGQSFAAFATRGMQLNLVGDANDYVGKGLAGGEIVVRPRPTAQFLAHEATIIGNTALYGATSGSLYAAGRAGERFAVRNSGAVAVIEGIGEHGCEYMTGGTVVVLGSTGNNFGAGMSGGQAFVYDPNERFLGRLNDDMVIAERVESPLVADHLRELIERHAALTGSVQANDILANWEDQQGAFWHIISKAAHAAAAQNNQPELAKVAA; encoded by the coding sequence ATGAACCGCCTGTTGTATGACCCACGCTTTGAACACGATGCATGTGGCATTGGCTTTGTCGCTCGAATTGATGGAAAACCAACCCATGCAACAGTGAGCTTAGCCCTCGCGGCGCTTGGTAGTCTGACCCATCGCGGTGGGATTGCCGCCGACGGTCTGACAGGTGATGGCGCTGGCCTCTTAACTACGATTCCACGCGCATTTATGGCCCGTGAATTAGCTGCTCGCCGGATTTTGGCGAATCCCCAACGCATCGCAGTTGGCATGATCTTTTTGCCAACCAGCAATACCGAACGCGCCCGCGAATTGATCGATGATGCGCTCGTCTGGCGAGGCTTACGACCGCTTGGTTGGCGTGAAGTACCGCTTGATCGTGAGCAACTTGGCCCGATTGCCCGTGATATTTGCCCACAGATTGAGCAAGTTTGGGTTGATCGCCCGGCCACGATGGACGACGATAGCTTTGAACGCGAACTCTACCGTGCCCGCCGCCGCGCCGAACGCACCGCCCTCGCCGAGAACATCGACCTCTACATTCCTTCACTCTCTTGTCGCACGATTGTTTATAAAGGTTTGATGTTGCCAAGTCGGCTCTCACTGTTCTACCCCGATTTAGCTGATAGCGATTATATTGCCAGCGCTGCGGTTTACCACCAACGTTATTCCACCAACACCATGCCAACCTGGAGCCGCGCTCAACCCTTCCGCGTGGTCAGTCACAACGGCGAAATCAACACTTTGGCTGGTAATGTGAATTGGATGCGAGCACGCGAAGCCCATCTCTCCAGCCCGCTGTTGGGTAATGTGCGCGAACTTGCGCCAATTGTTGATGAACGTGGCAGTGATTCAGCCCAATTCGATAATGTATTGGAATTGTTGGTGCGCGCTGGCCGCGATGTGCGCCATTCCTTATTAATGATGATGCCCGAAGCTTGGGAACATATCGCTGATCTCCCGCAAGATGTGCGCGATTTCTACCAGTGGCACGCCAATTTGATGGAAGCTTGGGACGGCCCCGCCGCCATGACCTTCTGTGATGGCAAAATTGTTGGTTCGGCCTTGGATCGCAACGGCTTGCGCCCCGCCCGCTATATCGTCACTGACGATGGTTTAGTGGTTGTAGGCAGCGAAGTTGGGGCAACCCCTGTCGATGAAGATCGAATTATTCGCAAGGGTCGGCTTGGCCCAGGCCAGATGATCGCTGTTGATCTGATTAAAGGCCAATTGCTGGATAACACCGCTGTCAAAGCCATGTTTGCTGCCCGCCAACCCTACGGCCAATGGCTGCAAAACAAGAGCGTCGATTTGGCTGAGTTGGTCGAGGCCTACACCGAAGCCGCCGTCGAACTCAACCCCGATGATTTATTGCGCTTGCAAGCGGCCTTTGGTTATACCGACGAAAACTTGGCGATGGTGCTCAAGCCAATGGGTCGTGAAGGCGCTGAACCAATTGGTTCGATGGGCGACGACACCCCAATGGCAGTCTTCTCGAACTTGGCTCGCCCGGTCTATGGTTACCTCAAACAACGCTTTGCTGAAGTAACCAACCCACCAATTGATCCCTTGCGCGAACAATTGGTGATGTCGTTGTCGATTCGCTTAGGGCCACGCCACAATATTTTGCTCGAACGCCCTGATCAAGCTCACCAAATTGCTTTGGCCAGCCCAATTTTGCGCAATATCGAGCTAGCAGCCTTGCGAGCTTGTACTGATCGCAGTTTTGGCACCGCCACCTTGGATACCACCTTCCCGGTTACCGACGATGCTCAATGGATCGAACATGCACTCGATGATTTGTGTAGTAGCGCCGATCGTGCTTTGGATACTGGGGCAACCATTCTGGTGTTGAGTGACCGCGAAGTTGCGCCTCAACGCATTGCCATCCCAACTGTCTTGGCGCTGGGCGCAGTCCACCATCATCTGATTCGCACTGGTCGCCGCTCAACCTGCTCGTTGATTGTCAAAACTGGTGAAGCCCATGAAGTCCATCATGTGGCGGTTTTGGTTGGCTACGGCGCTGAAGCCGTCAACCCATATGTTGCGATTGCCACGATTCGCGAAATTGCCAAAGAACGCTCACGCACGCCAATCACCGCCGATCAAGCCGAAGATAACTATGTGCATTCATTGGAAAAAGGCTTGCTCAAGGTGATGTCGAAAATGGGCATCTCAACGGTTGATAGCTATTGTGGAGCACAAATCTTCGAAGCGATTGGCTTGAGCGATGCAGTGCTTGCCCGTTGTCTGACTGGCACGCCATCACGCTTTGGTGGAGCCGATTGGCAGCGCTTGGGCCGCGAAAGCTACCAACGCCATGCCCAAGCTTTTGGTTTGGAAAAACCAGCCCTCAGCCACCCAGGCTTATACAAATTCCGCAAAGATGGCGAATATCACGCCTTCCAACCAGCGGTGGTGCACGCTTTGCAAAAAGCCGTGCGAGCAGCAGTCGATAATGGTGCAGATTTCGAAGCGGGCTATACGACCTATCGCGAATATAGCGATTTGCTGAACAAACGCCAACCCTCCGACCCGCGCGATTTGCTGGATTTCGTCGCAACCGAGCCAATTGCAATCGATGAGGTTGAGTCAATCGAAACGATTGTCAAACGCTTTTCGACGGCGGCAATTTCCTATGGTTCGTTGAGCGCCGAAGCTCACGAAACCTTGGCAATCGCCATGAATCGGCTCGGCGGTATGAGCAATAGCGGCGAAGGCGGCGAAGACCCCGAGCGCTTTGGCACCGAAAAAGTCAGCGCGATTAAGCAAATTGCCTCAGGTCGTTTCGGGGTTACGCCTAGCTACCTGATGAACGCTCGCGAACTGCAAATCAAAATGGCCCAAGGCTCCAAGCCCGGTGAAGGCGGCCAAATTCCAGGCAATAAAGTCACCGAAGATATTGCCCGCACACGCCACACCACGCCAGGCGTAACCTTGATTTCGCCACCACCCCACCACGATATTTATTCAATTGAGGATTTAGCTCAGTTGATTTACGACATGCGCACGATCAACCCCACTGCTGCGGTTTCGGTCAAGCTTGTCTCGGAAATGGGGGTTGGCACGATTGCCGCAGGCGTAGTCAAAGGCGGCGCTGATGTGGTGTTGATTAGTGGCAATTCAGGTGGCACCGGCGCTTCACCCTTGTCATCAATCAAAAACGTCGGTATTCCGTGGGAAATTGGCTTGGCTGAAACCCAACAAACCCTGATGATCAACCAACTGCGTGATCGGGTGCGGGTGCGGGCCGATGGTGGCTTGCGCACTGGCCGCGACGTAGTAATGGCGGCATTGCTTGGCGCAGATGAATATTCCTTTGGCACCTCAGCGCTGATTGCCGAAGGCTGTGTGATGGCTCGCGCCTGCCACAACAACACCTGCCCAGTTGGGATTGCCACTCAACGCGCCGATTTACGCGCCAAATTCCCCGGCAAGCCCGAGCATGTGATGGCCTTTATGCAGTTTATCGCCCAAGAAGTGCGCGAATTGCTGGCCCAACTTGGTGCTCGTAGCTTGAACGAAATTATTGGCCGCGTCGAATTGTTACGCCAACGCCAAACCAACAACCCCGACCACGATGCGCTTGATCTTAGCCCATTGTTGGGTTTGGCCAATGCTGGCCCACGGCGCTTCAACGGGATGCCGCAGTTGGTTGGCATCGATCGACTCAATCAATTTTTGGTCGATAGTGCCTTGCCAAGTGCCAAAGCTGGCCAAGAAGTGATTATCAATGCCGAAATCACCAACGAAGATCGCTCAACTGGGATCACCTTGGCAGGCGAATTGGCGCTGCTCAAAAATACTGGTCATGTCACCATGAATTTTGCTGGCAGTGCTGGCCAAAGCTTTGCTGCCTTCGCGACGCGCGGCATGCAACTCAACTTGGTTGGCGATGCTAACGATTATGTTGGTAAAGGCTTGGCTGGTGGTGAAATTGTCGTCAGACCACGGCCAACCGCCCAGTTCCTTGCCCACGAAGCCACAATTATTGGCAACACCGCCTTGTACGGCGCGACCAGTGGTAGTTTGTATGCTGCTGGCCGCGCTGGCGAGCGCTTTGCTGTGCGCAATAGCGGTGCGGTTGCCGTCATTGAAGGCATCGGCGAGCATGGTTGCGAATATATGACAGGTGGCACAGTTGTGGTGCTTGGTAGCACTGGCAACAACTTTGGCGCAGGCATGAGTGGTGGTCAAGCCTTTGTCTACGACCCCAACGAACGCTTCCTTGGCCGCCTCAACGATGATATGGTGATCGCCGAACGGGTTGAATCACCACTGGTTGCCGACCACTTACGCGAGCTGATCGAGCGCCACGCGGCACTAACGGGAAGTGTCCAGGCCAACGATATTCTCGCCAACTGGGAAGATCAACAAGGAGCCTTCTGGCACATTATTTCCAAGGCGGCTCATGCTGCTGCGGCCCAAAATAACCAACCAGAATTGGCTAAAGTCGCCGCTTAA
- a CDS encoding PAS domain-containing sensor histidine kinase, with amino-acid sequence MSDQPAASDSAASTNLQTALNAEVAFGLRPTVIGLGFLYLLFSIAHALVLPDPIKLPMVIVALSSVLFFGFWWWRLQTWRPAPELTHPLATLFIVVGSFNSILHIWLSGEIHQSTNIAFILIGTGCLLLSWHWFIVASGAILLAWVGAIGSLPTSPLTMHFIFMVVSATIAAATIQGIRLRTVKGLIKLRLQESTYKQELQEALIQIKMSEERFRALAEATSEGVVLQDEGVVMDANERFGEMFGYHRDEILGHSLREFVEPQSLQRAMQKYKDGSPYEVTALRKDGSTFIALVLGTNLPYSNRVVRVAAVRDITEQRHFENLLLTAKDDAEAANRAKSTFLSTVSHELRTPLNAIVGYSEMIYEDLIDRSMPELAMDMTRIRSASDRLLSLIDGVLTITDLDAEVVRLEYETIDLALAIGSISDQLQAKAQDNKNTVQLLGSQNWGSIITDDHKLRMIIYHLLDNAIKFTHAGLISISVQRLQHAAGGWLEIAIRDTGIGIAHEQFERIFEPFVQADSSATRQYEGTGLGLAVSMRLARALGGTIELDSRLGVGSTFTLHMPEHPTKPNLPSPQMSHANV; translated from the coding sequence ATGAGCGACCAACCCGCAGCTTCAGATTCAGCCGCATCAACCAATCTTCAGACAGCCCTCAATGCTGAGGTGGCGTTTGGTCTTCGCCCAACCGTAATAGGATTGGGTTTTTTATATTTGTTATTTAGCATAGCCCATGCTTTAGTGTTACCCGACCCAATTAAGTTACCAATGGTCATCGTAGCGCTCAGTAGTGTCCTTTTCTTTGGATTTTGGTGGTGGCGCTTGCAAACTTGGCGGCCAGCCCCTGAATTGACCCATCCGCTGGCTACACTCTTTATTGTTGTCGGCAGCTTCAATAGTATTTTGCACATTTGGCTCAGCGGCGAGATTCACCAAAGCACCAATATTGCCTTTATTTTAATTGGCACTGGGTGTTTGCTGCTCTCGTGGCATTGGTTTATTGTGGCAAGTGGGGCTATTTTGCTGGCTTGGGTTGGCGCTATCGGCTCGCTGCCAACCTCGCCGCTGACCATGCATTTTATTTTTATGGTGGTCAGTGCAACCATCGCAGCCGCTACAATTCAAGGGATTCGTTTGCGCACAGTCAAGGGCTTGATCAAACTGCGTCTCCAAGAAAGCACCTATAAACAAGAGCTGCAAGAGGCCTTAATTCAAATCAAAATGAGTGAAGAGCGTTTTCGAGCCTTGGCCGAAGCAACGTCCGAAGGCGTTGTGCTGCAAGATGAAGGCGTAGTAATGGATGCCAACGAACGCTTTGGCGAGATGTTTGGCTATCATCGCGATGAAATTCTCGGCCACTCGTTACGCGAATTTGTCGAGCCGCAATCGCTACAACGCGCAATGCAAAAATATAAAGATGGTTCGCCCTACGAAGTTACCGCGCTGCGCAAAGATGGCAGCACCTTTATCGCCTTGGTGTTGGGCACAAATTTGCCCTATAGCAATCGGGTGGTGCGGGTTGCGGCAGTACGCGATATTACTGAGCAACGCCATTTTGAAAATTTGTTGCTCACCGCCAAAGATGATGCTGAAGCCGCCAACCGCGCCAAAAGTACGTTTCTCTCAACCGTTAGCCACGAATTACGCACGCCACTCAACGCGATCGTTGGCTATAGCGAGATGATCTACGAAGATTTGATCGATCGTAGCATGCCTGAGTTGGCTATGGATATGACCCGCATCCGCAGTGCTAGCGACCGCTTGTTGAGCTTGATCGATGGCGTTTTGACGATTACCGATCTCGATGCTGAAGTTGTGCGTTTGGAGTATGAAACGATCGATCTAGCCCTCGCAATTGGCAGCATTAGCGACCAATTGCAAGCCAAAGCCCAAGATAACAAAAATACTGTGCAATTGTTGGGTAGCCAAAACTGGGGTTCGATTATCACCGATGATCATAAATTGCGCATGATTATTTACCATCTGCTCGATAATGCGATTAAATTTACCCACGCTGGCTTGATTAGCATCTCGGTACAACGTTTACAACATGCTGCTGGCGGCTGGCTCGAAATTGCGATTCGCGATACAGGCATTGGCATTGCCCATGAGCAATTTGAACGCATTTTTGAGCCATTTGTCCAAGCCGATTCCTCGGCCACCCGCCAATATGAAGGCACTGGTTTGGGTTTGGCCGTGAGCATGCGCCTAGCCCGCGCTTTGGGCGGCACGATCGAGCTTGATAGCCGCTTAGGCGTTGGCTCAACGTTTACCTTGCACATGCCCGAACATCCCACCAAACCTAATTTGCCTTCACCTCAAATGTCACACGCCAATGTGTAA
- a CDS encoding VanW family protein: MMSSMAAVAPNPQAVAWARAGLLAIKYGRYRDSAALLTRAVKLDPMLGEAWRWLGALHSGQRQTYCLRWAQRSLPSATIPRLPSVVAAPVAPVRSKAKPQRRGNWRKVARWSSAAALAALLGFGGFQAAYANRVYPGIQAFGQSLSGLTSNEAAQAILPTLQAWNNHHFKVQLGDQTAIVPFNALTSFDPQVIAERALQIGREDSWSQRLSNQSLGIVGTIKADGLLLNQNSLDQAIQTLAEASDRLAVDAQFQRNPDGAWAVSNDVIGLKLDHAQTKAAFQAAWDQIDWAAAPRDYEVVVAQQALQPQQKATELNAMLPTLNQQTAAPLIITIKGNEHRFDRTSLLDLNKLPQAGQSFGNNNVAIKAIVQELAQNYDQPAQASRLVRNGNRATEWQFGQIGYTLDQAQLQTQIGQALNTANNAALDFSLHETAPPAGELEALGIYQVIGVGASDFSSYPDYNRDRNVEVGGKEFDGLLIAPGEVVSFGGTVGDISLEKGYQIGEMIENGVAVPSIGGGICQVSTTLFRAAFWAGLPIEERHNHSWRLAWYEVDAPAGMDATIALGGPDLKFRNDTTGYILIDVETDLVKKNQTFTLYGSDTGRTVTMEATGNSWNFFQIFRTITERDGTSRSDRWDSYYTQ, from the coding sequence ATGATGAGTAGTATGGCCGCAGTTGCGCCGAATCCTCAAGCAGTGGCTTGGGCTAGGGCTGGTTTGTTGGCAATCAAATATGGGCGTTATCGCGATAGTGCCGCCTTATTGACCCGCGCCGTTAAGCTTGACCCAATGTTGGGCGAGGCTTGGCGTTGGTTGGGTGCGTTGCATAGCGGTCAACGTCAAACCTATTGTTTGCGCTGGGCCCAGCGTTCGCTGCCGAGTGCCACAATTCCCCGCTTGCCGAGCGTCGTCGCGGCACCTGTAGCGCCAGTTCGCAGCAAAGCTAAACCGCAACGCCGAGGCAATTGGCGCAAAGTTGCCCGTTGGTCGAGTGCCGCTGCCCTAGCCGCCTTGCTTGGTTTTGGTGGTTTTCAGGCGGCCTACGCCAATCGGGTTTATCCTGGCATTCAGGCTTTTGGTCAATCGCTGAGTGGCTTGACCAGCAATGAAGCCGCCCAAGCGATTTTGCCAACCTTGCAAGCTTGGAACAACCACCATTTTAAAGTTCAATTGGGCGATCAAACCGCGATTGTGCCATTCAATGCCTTGACGAGCTTTGACCCCCAAGTGATTGCTGAGCGAGCCTTGCAAATTGGTCGCGAAGATTCGTGGTCGCAGCGTTTGAGCAACCAAAGTTTGGGCATTGTCGGTACAATCAAGGCCGATGGCTTATTGCTTAACCAAAACTCACTTGATCAGGCCATCCAAACCTTGGCTGAAGCTAGCGATCGGCTTGCCGTCGATGCCCAATTTCAGCGCAATCCCGATGGTGCTTGGGCTGTTAGCAACGATGTGATTGGACTCAAACTTGATCATGCTCAGACCAAGGCTGCTTTCCAAGCAGCGTGGGATCAAATTGATTGGGCCGCTGCACCGCGTGATTATGAGGTTGTGGTAGCGCAGCAAGCGTTGCAACCGCAACAAAAAGCCACTGAACTTAACGCGATGTTGCCAACGCTCAATCAACAAACTGCCGCGCCATTAATTATTACGATCAAAGGCAACGAACATCGCTTTGATCGCACGAGCTTGCTGGATTTAAATAAATTGCCGCAAGCAGGCCAAAGCTTTGGCAATAATAATGTTGCAATCAAAGCGATTGTGCAGGAATTAGCTCAAAACTACGATCAGCCTGCTCAAGCCTCGCGATTGGTACGTAATGGCAATCGTGCGACTGAATGGCAGTTTGGCCAAATTGGCTATACGCTTGATCAAGCACAACTGCAAACTCAAATTGGCCAAGCCCTGAACACAGCCAATAATGCGGCCTTGGATTTCTCGTTGCATGAAACAGCGCCGCCTGCTGGTGAGCTTGAAGCCTTGGGAATTTATCAAGTAATTGGGGTTGGTGCATCGGATTTTAGCTCCTATCCCGATTACAATCGCGATCGCAATGTTGAAGTTGGTGGCAAGGAATTTGATGGTCTATTGATTGCTCCTGGTGAAGTGGTGTCGTTTGGTGGCACGGTCGGCGATATTTCGCTAGAAAAAGGCTACCAAATTGGCGAGATGATTGAAAATGGCGTGGCAGTGCCGAGCATTGGCGGCGGGATTTGCCAAGTTTCAACCACGCTGTTTCGGGCGGCATTTTGGGCAGGCTTGCCAATTGAGGAACGCCACAACCATAGCTGGCGTTTGGCTTGGTATGAAGTTGATGCTCCCGCAGGCATGGATGCGACAATTGCCTTGGGCGGGCCGGATCTTAAATTTCGCAACGATACCACTGGCTATATTTTGATCGATGTTGAAACTGATCTCGTCAAGAAAAACCAAACTTTTACCTTGTATGGCAGCGACACAGGCCGCACGGTAACAATGGAAGCAACCGGCAATAGCTGGAATTTCTTCCAAATTTTTCGTACTATAACCGAGCGCGATGGCACAAGCCGTAGCGATCGTTGGGATAGCTATTATACGCAGTAG